Within Spinacia oleracea cultivar Varoflay chromosome 4, BTI_SOV_V1, whole genome shotgun sequence, the genomic segment TTGTGTTGTTATGCTAGTTTATGCTAATTTGTTATGCTATGATTGTGTTGTTATACTTGTTTATGCTAATATGTCTGCTTGTTTATGCTAATTTATTCTGCTGTGATTGTTGTGTTCTGCTTTTTTATGCTAATTTATTCTACTAATATGCTGCTGTGAATACTGACTACCGATTTACTAATATGCTGTTGTGAATATTAATCTGCTGATCTACTGATATGCTGCTGTGAATACTGATCTGCTGATCTTGCATACTGATCAACTGATCTGCTAATGTGAATATTGATCTGCTCTGAATGCTGATTAAATATTGATCTACTGATCTTGCTACAAATCAATCTGATGTACTGGTTTTCCACCGTTATTTGTTCCTTGAGTGAACTACTGTCGGATTCTGTCAAAATATTACCTGTGTTACTCTGATACGGGTGCTTACATACTTAAAACCTTCTTAATTGAACAAATCCATGCACTCGTTGATGGTAGTCAGTCGATTCTTGGTTCTGAATGGAGACTATTGTTCTTAATTCGACTGCAGTGATAATATGAAACTTGAAACAGATTGATGCTTCTGATGAGTCTGATACTTGAGGGTTAAGGGATTTAGTGGCAATATTGCCATGATTTAATATGTCTGAAATATCATGTCTTTTTAATACTGCATCAGCTTGTAATGAAATCACAAATCTGCCAAGAAAATTAACAAGTATGGGGAAAGATTGCTGCTTATATTAATGGAAGATTAAGCACACAAAATGGTGCGGTTACAAGTTAGCTTGAGGCTACAATTCTCCAAAATAGTGAGTTTAGGTCACAAGTCTCAATTGTTTACTCACACAAAAGACAGCCAAAACTCATTGCTCTCTTCCCTTATTAATAGCTAAAACTCGTTGCACTACCAGCCCACTTCCTTTTCTCCTCTATTGCATCTGCTGTCTTGTTTGCTACGGCTTTTTAAAGATGTTTGGATGATTCTGTTGCTGCCCCTTTTGTCCTCTTCTGTTGTAGGTGATACCATGATAGTTATTGGTGGGCATTGCCAAGTCATCACACaactttattttaatccttATAGTTTCATCTAGGTTAGAATTATAGAATTGTAGTAATAAGGGTTAGTGTACGAAAGCTACAGTACTAATGAAGAGCATCTATTATTCTTGTTACTATAATATTACTCTTGAATTTATAGGAACCGAAAAATGCATCCTTGGGGATTTACTTGAAATCATATCGTTAACACGTAAGTGAGCTTAATTAACAACCATTGCTTgactttaattaaattttatacgATAATCAATTAATGTTCCAGTGGGGTACACCGTTATTCAGTGCAGGCAGTGTGTTTGGGATAATGGGTGCGGCACTTGTTTCGTCAGCAGAGGTTTGATCACGTTCGcataaaattaataactttgcttgtgttttcatgatttgagtattataaatttataaaatcacTTTGTTGCTGAAAGCTCTTTTAGGTAAAATAGTGGACGAGCTCTATTTAAGTAGTAGGATATTGGCATGTTTTTGTGATCCATCTTTTCGAATGATTCGTTTTCTGGTGCAGACCACTGGAACATTTTATGCAGCTGCCCGCCTATCTGGTGCCACTCCTCCTCCCTGTCATACGTTGAGCAGAAGTATAGGGTGGCAGGTTTGGGCTGAGATTATATTAATAATTTGTTTGGCTATTCCGCTTGGAGTAATATGTGGTAAGGAAGGTTAACTGTTCTTTTGGCACGCAGGGTATAAGCATGCTTCTTGATGGTCTATTTGGTTCTATTGTTGGTTCAACTGCTTCGGTGTAAGTGCCCTGTATATGCAGCGTTTCCAACCCATTTTTGTAAATTTAGGGAGCTATTATAGCAGATACTTTTTTTCTGAAATCACTTGGTTCAAGAATAATACATTGTGTTGTCGAGTAATTGGTTCCTCTTTAAAACCGTGTTTTAGTGTTCTAATAGAAGAGAAGTCCTACAAGAAAGAATAATGTAAATGAAGTTCCTTGTTGAAATTCTTCTTCTCTTGTGAGATAGTTTGTCCAGTTTCAGTTAAAACAGTAATAGGATAGTTATACTACTGCCTTAAGTTGAGTGGAAATTATTCCTTTTCCCGTCTATCTCAACTGTTGACAGTTGAGGGTAAGTACTACGTACATTTAGACCTCTCAAGAGTCAAGACCCTGCAACACACTTGGAGCTATGTAGGGTTATTGTTTAAGTGGGATAgctttttaagtttttatatataatttctgcaattttaagttattacttttgataggttcaagaagTTGTCCCTAAGGTTTTTTTCAGCACCTTCTTATCTCAGTAAGCTGCTACATATCTCATACATTTAACTTTCACTTTTTCTTGCAGGGAGAATGTTGGGCTTCTTGGACTGACACATGTAGGAAGTAGGAGAGTTGTTCAAGTGTCTACATCTTTCATGATCCTTTTCTCCATATTTGGTGAGCAGTTCTGGAGTAACAGCTACAATCGAAGCTTTAATGAAATTAAGTATACATGTATTTTCATCTTTGTAAGCTTAATTATCTTCTGTGAAATATCTGTTTCAGGAAAATTTGAATCCTTCTTTGCATCAATCCCTCTACCAATATTTGCTGCCATATATTGCGTTCTGTATGGAATAGTCGGTaagtatattattatttttaattacctATTTGATGTTATGAATGCCTTGTAACTAGTCACTATCTTGCAGCTGCCAGTGGGATTTCCTTCATTCAATTTACGAACAATAATTCCATGAGGAATATGTACGTTTTGGGGCTGAGTCTTTTCCTTGGAATATCGATACCTTATTACTTTATGAGTTACACCATGACAGCAAATCATGGGCCTGTTAACACCGGTGGTGCATGGGTAAGTTGTTTTTATATCAAGTAATGTTCACATATTGTGTCCTTTCTTCATATTGGCTAATGGAGACCGATatgtatattatatattttaaatcTAATAAGAAGTATTGGTTTTGTAATATAGAAATAAAAGACATACCAGGCCTCCAAAAAAAAGgtacatatatatgtagtaCATACTAAGGCCAACGTAGACAGGCAAAGATTGTGAGTCTGCACAGCTAACAGCCAATCCAACTATGGTTGCATTCAAACTATAGAAGACTTCATAATTTGGTACCTAGCATAAATATTACCTAAAAATGACCTTGATAATTACGTAGTAGTACACAAATAATTAGAATCACATCATAATCTATTCCTATAATGTAAGTTCAATTTGTTTTCTTCATGTATGGCACTTATTTTTTATGGTAATACTAATTCTTTCGATTTTTCCCCTTCTATATATGTATGAATTCTTAAACCCCATTGTTTCACATTACTTTTCAGATTCTCAGTTTCGAAGTTATGACAAAGAGCAGATTGACGAAGTAAAGAACCGAATGGGTGCGCCATGTTGTTCAACAATTGTATAATAGCTAGGTTATGTTGAAGGAACCAACAAACATTAGactctattaattaatgtattttacgtagtttaatgtttagaattttattttatatctaTGTAATCGGTTTTATTAGGGTGACAATTACATAACTTCTTTTAGTTGAGGTTTGgaaattaagtttcaactatatACTATTCTTCAATATATGGTGTTATTTTTGttgcaaaaaaaaacaaatttcaggtatattataaatatatattttaaaaaaaaattaataactttgaCAGCGCTTTATATACATCCgctattagaaaataatttaaaagttgGCGGTAAACCTTTAATAGCGTTTCTGTAATAGCGCTTATAAAGTGCTATGaaagaaacatttgaattatcctaATATTACATATGACAACGCTTttgaaaagcgctattaaatgtaccttttacttttaatagcggagccatcaaCAGCGCTTCTTGAAGCGCTGTTAAAGGCCTtattaagcgctattaaaagcatTTTCTGTCGTAGTGACCACTCCAACCCCTGCGCCTGACCTGTGTAGGTGAGCATCCACATTGACCTTGACCACCCCTGGTGGCGGTGGCATCCATCTGCTTGCTGATCGTAGCCCATGACCACTTGTGTGTTGCGTCACCATCTCATTGTATCGCATGTAGTCAGTCACAAGTCTAGCAAAACCCGCAGCAACTTGAATTGGTTCAGTGTTCCCACAATCGAAGACAGCCTTGTTTCGACAGCACCATCCAGCCCACGCCAAGGTTGAGAACAAGCGAAGCTTGTCCTGTGTCATCTTACCTGCCGCCCACACCAATCTGTCTGCAAACGAAGAGGTGGGTGCGTCCTTCAGTATGTCCAGGAACTCACTACTTTCCCAAATTACCTGAGAGTGTTTACATTCAAAAAGAGCGTGGGTGATAGTCTCGTCGAGTGCCCCACACACCGTGCACTCCTTGGTTGGTCTGATATGGCGCCTAAACAACACACCCATTGTAGCCAAAGTTCCCTTGCAAGCCCGCCACAGGAAGTGTCTAAGCTTGGGAGGACCCTCCATCTTCCACACCCATGACCACAAGTCCGCCTCTCTTGATCCAAACTGCAGCTCCCACGTTCTAGTATGTCCTAACATCCCGAGCCAATATGCTGATTTCACGCTGTAAATCCCATTGCTTGTTGGCCACCAATAGTATGAGTCACATGGCCACTGCGAGGAAAGTGGAATCGCATAGACCAAGCGTTGTTCCTCCTCTACAAACACTTCTCTAACCCTCTCCTCATTCCAGCACCGATTCTCATAGTCTATGAGGTATGACACCCTCATATTCATATCACTGTTGGCCTGAGGGGTAGGTACGGTGTGCGTGCCTTTCCCTGGTAGCCACGCCTCAGTCCATATGCCAATGGATGAACCATTCCCAACTCGCCTCTTTAAGCCATCTAGTAACAAGGATTTCGCCCCCCACAAACTCCTCCAAGTGTAACTTGGGTCATACCCTCTCCTAGCCTCCACCACACAAGAGTTTTTGTAGTACCGTGCTCTCAACACCTTACTCAGCAGTGAGTCCGTATCCATACTAAGACGGAAGCATTGTTTAGCAAGTAGTGCTTGGTTAAAACACCGCAAATCCCGGAACCCCATTCCACCCATAGCCTTGGGGAGGCATAAGGATTCCCAACGATGCCAGTGTATCTTTTTGTCCGACTCTTTATCACCCCACCAAAAGCGAGCTAGGATAGAATGAATTTCATCAATAAGACCATCCGGAATCTTGAACACACTCATCATGTATGTGGGGATTGCTTGTGCCACCGCTTTGATTAACGTCTCTTTCCCGGGTCTCGATAAGAGTTTTTCCTTCCACCCTTGCAATTTCTTCCAAATTCGTTCCTTTAAGCAGGTGAAAATTGCCTTCTTTGACCTCCCAATGATTGTAGGAAGCCCCAAATATTTCTCATGTCGATCCACCTCCCGCACTCCTAACGTTTCCACAATCTCTCTTCTTCTATCACCCCCCACACATTTGCTAAAGGCAACTTCGGTTTTGCTTAGATTAACTTTCTGACCGGATGCTCTCTCATATGTACTGATTATATCAGCAATTTTAGAGCATTCATGCAAATTTGCCCTCGCAAAGAGGATACTATCGTCGGCAAAGAACAAGTGTGACACTCTAGGGGCACTCCCACATACCCGCGCTCCATGGATTGCTCCTTTCTTTGCAGCCTTACCTAGAAGGGTCGAAAAAGCGTCGGCACAAATGAGGAACAGATATGGGGAAATAGGATCCCCTTGTCGGAGACCCCGTGCCGGAGTTAGATCACCCGAGATACCCCCATTGTATTTGAAAGCAAACTTTACACTCATTAAGCACCCCATTACCCGTGAAATCCATGACTCACTAAACCCCATCTTACTCATTGCCTTCTCCAGAAAAACCCACTCTACTCGATCGTACGCTTTACTCATATCTAACTTCATTGCCACCGTGCCATCCTTGCCCTCTCCTCTTCTTTTCATGGCATGAAAAATCTCAAAAGCCACTAGGGCATTGTCCGTAATAAGCCGCTTTGGAACAAAGGCGCTTTGTTCCAGGGAGATAATAGAACCCAACATTGGTTTTAGCTTATTTGCAAGCGTCTTTGAGATGATTTTGTATAAGACGTTGCAAAGGCTTATTGGTCGGAATTCCATCATGCTCTTCGGGTCATTGCACTTTGGGATTAGTACTATGCACGTACGATTTGCTTCAGATAAGTCAGTCTATCCTCTCCACCATGCCTTCACAAAACTCACAATATCCCCACCTACAATCCCCCAAAATTTCTGAAAAAAGAGGGCGTGCATACCATCCGGCCATGGGGCTTTATTGGGATGCATTTGGAAGAGTGCTTCGCGTATTTCTTCACCCGACGGTTCCTTATCAAGCCTGCCATTCATCACTTCCGAGACCTTCCTTTCGACACCTTCCAATGCTTCCTCGAAGCCAGTGGGGTTGCTTGTGGCAAACAACCCCTCAAAATATGTTGTAATAATCTCATCTAGCTCCTCTGGCTTTGTTCTCCATTCTCCATTATTATCATTGAGGCCTACTATCCTGTTCCGTTTCCGCCTTTGGCTCGCTTTGTGATGGAAGTACTTTGTATTCTTGTCCCCATCCCGTAACTCATTCGCCCTTGCCCTGGCGTGCCAGTAAGATTCTTCCAATCTGTGTAAGTCATCAAGCTCCTCGGCAATGTTCTTGCACTGCATTAGCACAGTAGCATCGTGTTTACTATCTTGGAAGCTTTTTAGTCTCTTTTCAGCATCCCTTATCCTCTTCTTAATGGCCCCAAAAGTCTCCGTTGCCCAGGAGGTTAAGTGTCCAGCCACATTTGCGATTCTTGTCACAATATTTTCATCTCTCGACCCCCTCCAAGCATGAGAGACCACCCGACCGCAAGCCTCACTCGACAACCACATTGCTTCGAACCGAAACGGTTTCTCTCCTCTCTTCCTCTGGTTATCCGTGCCACATTTCAGCATTATTGGAGCATGATCGGAGCGATAAATAGGAAAATGCAAAACTTCAAAGCATGGAAACAGTGAGACCCATGCATCATCCGCCATAAACCTATCTAGTCTCTCCCGAATGAGTGTCTCCATGGTATTGCCATGTTCCCATGTAAAGATACTACCTTTAAAACCCAAGTCACGGACCGAACACGAGTCCATTGCACCACGAAAATCATCGATCAATCTCTCCCTACGCACCACCCCACCTTCCTTTTCAGACATACCAAGAATTTCATTGAAGTCACCAAACATGATCGTTGGAAGCGCACTCCGAGCCTTCACTTCTTCCATTAGTGCCCAAGTTCTATGTTTTTCTTCCGTTTCCGGCCAACCATAAATGCCGATTGCCTTCCATATTCCGTCCCCATTCTCTCCCCGAACTTCCGCTTCAATGTGATGAGGCGAGAAAGATAGGACCTCAACATTAATGTCCCTCCACCATAGTCCCATACACCCCGCTCTGCCATTGCTGCTCAGGCAAATTCCATTCACAAAACCACATTTGCTCCGTACTCTTTCGAGTTGTCGCGCATCAATCTTCGTCTCCATTAGAAAGACGATTTCTGGCATCTCCCTCCAACACCTATCTCGGAGGGCATTCACTGTCCAAGGGTTGCCAATCCCCCGGCAGTTCCATGACAAGATTTTCATTGCCCTTCGCGGGATTGGCCACTGCCAATCTCCGCTACTTGACTCCCTGCATTATACTCGGAGCCCAAAAAAACAAGCTTCACGTTTCTATCTACGTCACATCTTTCACTCATCACTACATCATTCCCATCCATGCACCCCTTCCTTTTCTCTCCTGCCCCATGGTAATAGTTTCCCGTAGTATCCCCTCCACCCACTTTTTTAATGCACGTCCTCCCTCCATCTTTCTCATTCTCCCCACCTGTCAGCCCCCCTGCGGCTTGCTTCACACCTCCACCCCCACCAATACTCCCCCCCTCCCCAATTCTCTTCATTTTTCGGATTTTACCTCTCTTGCTCCCCAGCTGGCCTATGTTGAACGCCATAGAGCTCACTGCACTCCCCCTTTCCTCTACGCTTTGCACCTCCTCTTGCACCTCCTCTCCATTCGCCCCCCTTCTCCCACTATCCTTCTCTGTACTACTTTTGTTTGTGGACCCCCGTTCCTGCACTCCCTCAGCTATCACCCCCACTATTGTATCCTCTCTCCCCCTGCCTACATGATTGGTTATAGACTTCTCCCCCTCGTCCACTTCCCTGTTGACCATTGCATTCTTCTTTGAAATCTGTATTCCTTCCACTTGCTCCTCCCTTACACTCTTTGTGCCCTTCCCATCACTATCCGTACTCCCCTTTTCCCCCATCATATTCTTTGCCACAAATAAAACTTTCTTTGCAGCCTTCAGAGACTCCACTTCCGCTACCTGTTGAGTTCTACCCTTTCTTGGTGACGCTCTTAGACATACCCCCCATTTGTATCCCTCTTCTCTGCCTTCTTCAGTCACCACCGAACAATCTCGTTCCCCATGTCCCATAATACCgcagagaaaacaaaagaaaggtaGGCGTTCATACCGAAACTCCACCACCACATCCATGCCTCTTTTGTTCTTTATAGTCTTTTCCCGCCGTAGTGGTTTCCGCACATCTAGCAAAACCCGAACTCTGCGGTCCTTATCAATTCCAACATCATCGTCCTCCACCTCCAAAACCGCTCCTAGGCAGCCAGCAACTGCCTTTACGTGAGCATTTGTTCGACAGTTGAAAGGGAGGTTGCGGATTCGCACCCAGAAAGGTGAGAAATTCAGGGCTACTTCCGTTGGTTGTTCATCCCCTGTAACCTCGCTCAAAATCAGGAGTTGGTTATCAAAACACCAGGGTCCACCGAGAATAACCTTCTCTTTGTCACGCCAATGAAAGAACTGAAAAGCAAACAAATTCGGTCCAATACTACGCACAACCGCCTTCCCCGTCATTGCCCATGATTGTATTATCGTTCGCTGAAAAGCATCCACATTGAAAGGGCGGTCTGTTAATAGTCTCCCTACAAGCATTAGTGCAACTTTATCGTCGTTTTCCTCCGTAACAATACTCCCCAAGTCCAAAACTTCCTCCTCATCATTATTGATCGCTAGGCGGCCGTAAATTTCCGTTAGATCGTCAGCCATATCGCCGGAGAGATAGCCGTCGGAACGGTTAGGGTTTCCTGGATATCAGGGGTATTCCCTTTCTTTCGAGGGAGTTTCTTGTTTGgctatttttaattgctttagaTATAGTTAATTAGTTATTCATATCATGACGTAGGTTCAGTGAATTGAATaatagaaaagaaaatgaaagcaaATCACTTTGCTAgacattttatttttcttctatCTGTTGGATTTCAGGGGCCCTTGTACAGTACAAATGTTTAGTACATCCAACTATTTCAAATCTTCAGTATATTCATGCATTCAATTCATGTTTGTTCTACAACCACCATTATCATCATATTCATCAACCCTTTATTACTAAGCTTAGAGAGGTCCTTTTCTTATAATCCGTCATTGTCTTAGACACCCTGTTTCGTGTTCCAGCACACGTGTGCTTGCACTGGGTAAGGGCGACATTTTTTTTATACACATTATCGCCTTATCAATATTTTGTATATGTGCGtgaacataaaaataaaataaaataacttacCTTTTAAACCCACTTTTGAATCACCCATCTAAGATAACGACTAAGTTGGgctaaaacccaaaaaaaatccGGCTCATTTTGGACAAGGCTACGTTTTTTACAAACCAAAATCGAGTCAAGCCGAGATAGCGGGGTTAGACTTGATCGGCTCTAAATGCACCATTTCAACGATCGCAACTTCACAAGAGCAATAATGTAACGTTAATGCATAGGACCAAAATCTAATTGGTTATGCCGACTTGTGCACAATCTATAAACATGAATGGATccataattagttaatcacaAATGTATTAACACCATATCCTTGAACTTATTTGTGAGTTGTGACAAATATTCCAGCTCATAGTTGCTAATAATTGATATAAAAAAAGTTAACAAATTGTTACAACTTTTCCATCCCTTTTTCCTATCACTGGATTTCCCCATTTTGGCCTTTTGCATAAAACTAGACCAATAAGAACAACTAATATTTGCTGCCCATAATGTGCCACTAAATGTTATACATATATGTgaacttttaaatgattaatttggtGGCCAATTTCTAGCCTAGTGGGCGTAGTTGGCAATTATGGTCGAGACTGGAGGCTTGTGTACGATATGTCACATATTGTCGAATCCCCCTGAATTCATGCagaccaaaaataaaataattgttGATCATTTTTACATTTCATATAACAATATTGCATCTCCTTGGGGACAATACACATTGTTTTTCGTCCCATCAAATATAAGCTTACAACCACCACCCCAAAAAAAAATGGTTGCATactttttacaatttttttttatgggttacttcaaactaaaaaaaaaaaaaaaacctaaaaccCAACTCTCCGGCTACCTCGGCGTGCCTGAGGGTTAAGCGCGCCAATGGCATCAAACCCACTTAGAACCCGACACGAGCTACGAGCTTGAGCAACTATTTTGGCAACATTAGATGGACTTCTTTTGATATTAGTGAACCCAAGTGCTATACTAGCCTTAATAGCTAACCCACATAAGTCCTCTAAAGAAAGGACTTTATGGGCTTGAGAAAGTGGTAAGAGAAAGTATATCTGACCAAGTTCGAGTTCTTCATCATATGGAATAGGAGGAGCAATTGAATCAACGTACATTGACTCCGAACTTGCAAGAAAACAATTTCTGTGTTGAGAGAGTACGTGGCATGCAATAATTGGTTGGTTGAACTCTTCTAATCTACCATTAAGATGAATGATCATAATTGTAGGTCTCCAAGAAAGGAAGTTGCCATTTCTTTTGGTCATTTGAGAGGTACAAATGCCCATCTTTGgggaaaaaaaagagagaaaatggagaAAAAGATTGAGATTTATTTGACAAGTTTATACAATTAATTGGTAGGAAAACATGAATGAGGAGGACAAATGATTTGGGATTTATAGAGGAAGGTTTAGGCCCAAAGTGACTAAGGGTGGGTGCCCCACCTTTTAAAGGACAAAAGAAGATGATTTTCCTAGAAAGCCCTAAAAAGGGTGGAGAATTAGATGGTTTGAAAAGGGCTTAGTACCAAAATAAGAGTCCTTATTTACATCACAAAGTTGAAAATTATATGGTCTCACACAACTTTTGTATAACAAACCAaaagaaaacaagaaaataCATCTTTCGGTTGATAACAAGCTTATAGTGACCCTAATTAATGTACTAATGTAGTGTATGTCAATGAACATGAATTTGGTTAGACTTGAGAGTGAAAATCAAACCACCAACAAATCCCCTGTTTTCTTAAGTTGTGCTTTTGTAAGTAATAATTGATGAACTGTGGACAATGAGCGTAGTGCAACCAAATAACActtgacatttttatttttatttattgaatATAATATAACATGATTTTTTAACATAAAGTCGTGTTACTTGTTCATTTAATACATCGTAATCATTGTGCACTTTTGTCCACCATCTATAATGCGTGTAAgtttatatactccgtacttcatATTTTATAATAGTAATACTCGAATATTGCATGCATAATGCATTGTTCCTCCCGTAGCGACAGAATGATATACATAAATACAAGGTCTGTCTTAAGATAATGAAAATGCTCAACTTG encodes:
- the LOC130472134 gene encoding uncharacterized protein, whose translation is MKILSWNCRGIGNPWTVNALRDRCWREMPEIVFLMETKIDARQLERVRSKCGFVNGICLSSNGRAGCMGLWWRDINVEVLSFSPHHIEAEVRGENGDGIWKAIGIYGWPETEEKHRTWALMEEVKARSALPTIMFGDFNEILGMSEKEGGVVRRERLIDDFRGAMDSCSVRDLGFKGSIFTWEHGNTMETLIRERLDRFMADDAWVSLFPCFEVLHFPIYRSDHAPIMLKCGTDNQRKRGEKPFRFEAMWLSSEACGRVVSHAWRGSRDENIVTRIANVAGHLTSWATETFGAIKKRIRDAEKRLKSFQDSKHDATVLMQCKNIAEELDDLHRLEESYWHARARANELRDGDKNTKYFHHKASQRRKRNRIVGLNDNNGEWRTKPEELDEIITTYFEGLFATSNPTGFEEALEGVERKVSEVMNGRLDKEPSGEEIREALFQMHPNKAPWPDGMHALFFQKFWGIVGGDIVSFVKAWWRG
- the LOC110780919 gene encoding uncharacterized protein, producing MADDLTEIYGRLAINNDEEEVLDLGSIVTEENDDKVALMLVGRLLTDRPFNVDAFQRTIIQSWAMTGKAVVRSIGPNLFAFQFFHWRDKEKVILGGPWCFDNQLLILSEVTGDEQPTEVALNFSPFWVRIRNLPFNCRTNAHVKAVAGCLGAVLEVEDDDVGIDKDRRVRVLLDVRKPLRREKTIKNKRGMDVVVEFRYERLPFFCFLCGIMGHGERDCSVVTEEGREEGYKWGVCLRASPRKGRTQQVAEVESLKAAKKVLFVAKNMMGEKGSTDSDGKGTKSVREEQVEGIQISKKNAMVNREVDEGEKSITNHVGRGREDTIVGVIAEGVQERGSTNKSSTEKDSGRRGANGEEVQEEVQSVEERGSAVSSMAFNIGQLGSKRGKIRKMKRIGEGGSIGGGGGVKQAAGGLTGGENEKDGGRTCIKKVGGGDTTGNYYHGAGEKRKGCMDGNDVVMSERCDVDRNVKLVFLGSEYNAGSQVAEIGSGQSREGQ
- the LOC110790357 gene encoding uncharacterized protein, coding for MGICTSQMTKRNGNFLSWRPTIMIIHLNGRLEEFNQPIIACHVLSQHRNCFLASSESMYVDSIAPPIPYDEELELGQIYFLLPLSQAHKVLSLEDLCGLAIKASIALGFTNIKRSPSNVAKIVAQARSSCRVLSGFDAIGALNPQARRGSRRVGF